In a genomic window of Candidatus Thermoplasmatota archaeon:
- a CDS encoding ATPase domain-containing protein: MPKKELVSTGIVELDTQMNGGIPTGSTVLVTGCSGSGKTTLCMQYLFDGARKGERGVFFTITEPLFKLTKNLEGFCFYDKKLIESGMVNIIDLRIISERLGLDAEKYTVEDAGALLDILKDIADELDVKRLVMDSITALCYRLQTREMIRDFIFKLGTSLAVMNCTTFLTSEVPPRTYKFSQYEIEEFISDGIIFLGDLERRGDLIRTLQVVKMRGISHSRTKYAMNISSQRGIELVPLLRSSEFESLLKH; this comes from the coding sequence ATGCCTAAAAAAGAATTGGTTTCAACAGGAATTGTAGAACTTGATACTCAGATGAATGGTGGTATACCAACAGGAAGCACTGTGCTAGTAACCGGCTGTAGTGGTTCGGGTAAAACAACACTCTGTATGCAGTATCTTTTTGATGGAGCAAGAAAAGGTGAACGCGGGGTCTTTTTTACCATCACCGAGCCCTTGTTTAAACTTACAAAAAACCTCGAAGGTTTTTGTTTTTACGATAAAAAACTTATTGAATCTGGGATGGTCAACATCATTGATCTTCGGATTATCAGCGAACGACTTGGTCTTGATGCTGAAAAATATACGGTTGAGGATGCTGGTGCGTTGCTTGATATTTTAAAGGATATTGCTGATGAACTTGATGTCAAACGCTTAGTCATGGATTCTATTACAGCACTGTGTTATCGATTGCAGACACGAGAGATGATTCGTGATTTTATTTTTAAACTCGGAACGTCGCTTGCTGTTATGAATTGTACAACGTTTTTAACCTCGGAGGTGCCACCACGAACATATAAATTCTCACAATATGAAATTGAAGAGTTTATTTCTGATGGTATTATTTTTCTTGGTGATCTGGAACGGCGTGGTGATCTTATTCGAACATTACAGGTTGTTAAAATGCGAGGTATTTCTCATTCCCGCACAAAATACGCAATGAACATATCATCACAACGAGGTATCGAGCTGGTTCCTTTGTTACGCTCCTCTGAATTTGAATCGTTGTTGAAACATTAA
- a CDS encoding 2Fe-2S iron-sulfur cluster-binding protein has translation MGTVSLTIDGKTIQIEEGKTVLHAAQKAGIEIPTLCHHDQLEPYGACRLCMVEIEKNNRKKLVASCCYPVENGLIVRTKTDSVDKIRKMLIELLLSNCPSGEHVEMAKKYGITQSRFKQADTPESPCSLCGLCVRYCNEIKKEHAVCFVGRGVDRAVALVPGVSDVCKTCRACFSVCDAGKIVYLVDMVQDISCPPLRPMKKQ, from the coding sequence ATGGGAACGGTATCATTAACAATTGACGGTAAAACAATCCAAATCGAAGAAGGAAAAACAGTGCTTCATGCAGCACAAAAAGCAGGAATCGAAATACCAACATTATGCCATCATGACCAGCTTGAACCCTACGGAGCATGCAGATTATGCATGGTCGAAATAGAAAAAAACAACAGGAAAAAACTTGTTGCGTCATGCTGCTATCCTGTTGAAAACGGATTAATTGTCCGAACAAAAACAGACAGCGTTGACAAAATTAGAAAAATGCTCATAGAACTCCTTCTCTCAAACTGTCCGAGTGGGGAACACGTTGAGATGGCAAAAAAGTATGGTATTACTCAATCTCGATTTAAACAAGCTGATACCCCTGAGTCACCTTGTAGTCTCTGTGGTCTTTGTGTTCGATATTGCAATGAAATAAAAAAAGAACATGCAGTCTGCTTTGTAGGACGCGGAGTTGATCGTGCTGTTGCTTTAGTACCTGGTGTTTCTGATGTGTGTAAAACCTGTCGAGCTTGTTTTTCAGTCTGCGATGCAGGAAAAATTGTGTATCTAGTTGATATGGTGCAAGATATATCCTGTCCACCACTTCGACCAATGAAAAAACAATAG
- a CDS encoding NADH-quinone oxidoreductase subunit NuoF — protein MTKITSRKELEQYRKNLQKQKGSKNITISVCAGTGCLALKAQEVVDNFREEIKKHKLSANVEVKEAGCPGFCEKGALVVIHPEEINYIKVQPEDVAEIVSETIVKKKVIPRLLYTDPHSTKPIKKESDIPFYKHQKRILLGNNMKIDSKNIDDYILYGGYSALAKALFDMKPEEVLEEVKKSNLRGRGGGGFPTGRKWETTRNAQSDKKYVIVNCDEGDPGAFMDRALMEGNPHLVLEGLMIGGYAIGANEGFVYVRQEYPLAVENTEIAIKKLEELGLLGKNILGSGFDFTITVHRGAGAFVSGESSALMSAIEGRVGEPRPKYIHTAVSGLWNKPTCLNNVETWANVPLIINNGAAWFQKIGTENSKGTKIFSLVGKVNNTGLVEVPMGTTLREIIYTIGGGVPNGKKFKAVQTGGPSGGCLPEKYLDLPVDFDELYKVGSMMGSGGMIVMDEDTCMVDIARYFVNFLSQESCGKCIPCREGLRHMLRILNDLTTGEATEDDVKLLEELSEVVQLSSLCALGQSAPNPVLSTLQYFRDEYQAHINGECPAKVCKGLLTFTIDAAKCTGCGLCMKNCPVEAITGEKKTVHHINSDICIKCGNCYEVCKFNAVQKATGKQKKVVSVERR, from the coding sequence ATGACGAAAATTACTTCTAGAAAAGAATTAGAACAATACCGAAAAAACCTTCAAAAACAAAAAGGTTCAAAAAACATTACAATTTCAGTCTGCGCTGGTACTGGCTGTCTTGCTCTCAAAGCTCAAGAAGTCGTCGATAATTTCAGAGAAGAAATCAAGAAACATAAACTCTCAGCAAACGTCGAAGTAAAAGAAGCCGGGTGTCCTGGTTTTTGTGAAAAAGGAGCTCTTGTCGTCATTCATCCTGAAGAAATCAACTATATCAAAGTTCAACCTGAAGACGTTGCTGAAATTGTTTCTGAAACAATTGTCAAGAAAAAAGTTATTCCACGATTATTATACACTGATCCACACAGTACAAAACCAATAAAAAAAGAATCAGACATTCCTTTTTATAAACATCAAAAGCGGATACTCCTTGGAAACAACATGAAAATTGATTCAAAAAATATTGATGATTATATCCTTTACGGTGGATATAGTGCTCTTGCAAAAGCATTGTTTGACATGAAACCTGAAGAAGTCCTTGAAGAAGTGAAAAAATCCAATCTTCGAGGTCGTGGTGGCGGTGGTTTTCCCACGGGGAGAAAATGGGAAACTACGAGAAACGCCCAAAGCGATAAAAAATACGTTATTGTCAACTGCGATGAAGGAGATCCAGGTGCGTTTATGGATCGAGCACTTATGGAGGGAAACCCACATCTTGTTCTTGAGGGACTTATGATTGGCGGATATGCTATAGGAGCAAATGAAGGTTTTGTCTATGTCCGACAGGAATATCCTCTTGCGGTTGAAAACACTGAAATTGCGATAAAAAAACTTGAGGAACTTGGATTACTCGGAAAAAATATTCTCGGATCTGGGTTTGATTTCACGATTACTGTTCATCGAGGTGCAGGTGCTTTTGTCTCTGGAGAATCAAGTGCGCTGATGTCTGCCATTGAGGGGAGGGTTGGAGAACCACGACCAAAATATATTCATACTGCTGTGAGTGGTTTGTGGAATAAACCAACTTGTTTGAACAATGTTGAAACCTGGGCAAATGTACCTCTGATCATCAATAATGGAGCTGCCTGGTTCCAGAAAATCGGCACCGAGAACAGCAAAGGAACAAAAATTTTCTCTCTCGTCGGCAAAGTCAATAATACCGGACTGGTCGAAGTTCCTATGGGAACAACTCTTCGAGAAATCATTTACACCATTGGAGGAGGTGTTCCAAATGGTAAAAAATTCAAAGCAGTACAGACCGGTGGTCCTTCAGGTGGCTGTTTGCCAGAAAAATATCTCGATCTTCCTGTAGATTTCGACGAATTATACAAGGTCGGATCTATGATGGGTTCTGGCGGAATGATTGTCATGGATGAAGATACCTGTATGGTGGACATTGCTCGTTATTTTGTCAATTTCCTGTCTCAAGAATCCTGCGGGAAGTGTATACCTTGTCGTGAAGGATTACGTCATATGCTTCGTATTTTAAATGATCTTACCACCGGGGAAGCAACTGAGGATGATGTGAAACTTTTGGAGGAACTTTCTGAAGTTGTTCAACTTTCGTCACTCTGCGCTCTTGGACAATCTGCTCCAAATCCGGTTCTAAGTACTCTCCAATACTTCCGTGATGAATATCAAGCTCATATCAATGGTGAATGTCCCGCAAAAGTCTGCAAAGGATTACTCACGTTTACCATTGATGCTGCGAAATGTACCGGTTGCGGTCTGTGTATGAAAAATTGTCCTGTTGAAGCGATTACCGGAGAAAAGAAAACAGTACATCATATTAATTCTGATATTTGTATTAAATGCGGTAATTGTTACGAGGTGTGTAAATTTAATGCAGTACAAAAAGCAACCGGCAAACAAAAAAAAGTAGTATCTGTAGAGCGGAGGTGA
- the nuoE gene encoding NADH-quinone oxidoreductase subunit NuoE, producing the protein MIQELREIDEIIDEYQGQKNALIQILLKIQEKKHWLPKPALLWVSERLNIPMAQILQIATFYKAFSLEPHGEHIIRVCLGTACHVRDGPKILEAAEQHLGIKSGETTPDLKFTLESVNCLGCCALGPVMMVDTNYHGKLRPSEVPEILEQYRTDTSALTNEQQKRKPTAQHQPASPVISR; encoded by the coding sequence ATGATCCAAGAACTCAGAGAAATCGATGAAATCATTGATGAATACCAGGGTCAAAAGAATGCTCTCATTCAAATACTTCTGAAGATTCAAGAAAAAAAACACTGGTTACCAAAGCCAGCTTTACTTTGGGTGTCAGAACGACTTAATATTCCGATGGCGCAAATTCTCCAAATTGCTACTTTTTATAAAGCTTTTAGTTTGGAACCGCATGGTGAACATATTATCCGAGTCTGTCTTGGAACCGCATGCCATGTACGAGATGGTCCAAAAATTCTCGAAGCAGCAGAACAACATCTTGGAATAAAATCAGGAGAAACAACACCTGATTTAAAATTCACCCTCGAAAGCGTTAACTGCCTTGGCTGTTGTGCACTTGGACCAGTTATGATGGTCGATACAAACTATCATGGAAAATTACGACCCTCCGAAGTACCAGAGATCCTTGAACAGTATCGAACTGATACTTCTGCATTAACCAACGAACAACAAAAAAGAAAACCAACTGCCCAACATCAACCGGCATCTCCCGTAATAAGTAGGTGA
- a CDS encoding DUF599 family protein, with protein MSSNELLDLLAFIIFVICVSIFAIGLVYKIKRPSWGERGFLNIMYELWVKRMINPEETIVAVQTMRNLIMVVTFLSSSMLLLLGLLLQSSPIDSNSLIYPLQSSGGVFAHYKLMLFVAVIVFSVTMFLLSLRQMVRFSILIGISSESIKKLSDEYRLLSKQKTKNQKNCYYIDAERLKRDAFLRAMNRFTFGMRAVFYGIVITLWFVNVYAFIIGTIFLTLFLIIHHDVEPCHHEEEIPL; from the coding sequence ATGAGTTCCAATGAGCTGTTGGATCTTCTTGCGTTTATCATTTTTGTTATTTGTGTCTCTATCTTTGCAATTGGGCTTGTCTACAAAATCAAACGTCCGAGTTGGGGGGAACGAGGTTTTCTTAATATTATGTATGAACTATGGGTTAAACGAATGATCAACCCTGAAGAAACAATTGTTGCTGTTCAGACCATGCGAAACTTAATCATGGTGGTTACTTTTCTCTCCTCCTCAATGCTTCTTTTGCTTGGTTTGCTGTTGCAGAGTTCTCCGATTGATTCAAATTCTTTGATATATCCTCTTCAATCCTCTGGTGGAGTGTTTGCACACTATAAACTCATGCTCTTTGTCGCAGTAATTGTTTTTTCAGTTACGATGTTCTTATTATCACTCCGTCAAATGGTCCGTTTTTCGATACTTATTGGCATATCCAGTGAGTCAATCAAAAAATTATCAGATGAATATAGACTATTATCCAAGCAGAAAACAAAAAATCAAAAAAACTGTTATTACATTGATGCTGAACGGTTAAAAAGAGATGCATTTTTACGAGCTATGAATCGGTTTACGTTTGGGATGCGTGCAGTATTCTATGGTATCGTGATTACGTTATGGTTCGTGAATGTCTACGCTTTTATTATTGGTACGATTTTTTTAACACTCTTTCTCATAATCCATCATGATGTTGAACCATGTCATCATGAAGAAGAAATACCTTTATAA
- a CDS encoding sodium-translocating pyrophosphatase: MIVFIPIIAGIIALICAGFFMYRINKESSGTEKMQDISKAIREGAIAFLNSENKVLAVFIISVMIILILASLIPGSTMHWGTALAFVLGAILSMASGNIGMRIATKANVKTAEGAKQNINKGLSIAFSSGAVMGLFVVGLGILGIWGTYLFFIEFLGYTPLLVTNILFGFGFGASSVALFARVGGGIYTKSADVGADLVGKVEEGIPEDDPRNPAVIADLVGDDVGDTAGMGADLYESYVEAIIATMALAAIAGGFAFINYGENALLLPLIIASVGIISSIIGMFFVRTGKKANVYTALRNGLIVSTILVGIFGGIATWFLLQGQLNPYFAMLAGLIAGFIIGLSTEYFTSEKQKPARTIAESAKTGPATVIIQGMVIGMMSTIIPVISVVIAMILAYFLADFYGVALAAVGMLSVLGISLATDCYGPVADNAAGIAEMSGMGQEVRERAESLDAVGNTTAAMGKGFAIGSAAITALALIATFIVSLKVYYSEALIGQMLSISNPNLVAGVFLGAMLPFVFVALTMGAVGKTAYSMVEEVRYQFKTFKLLTDPNSKPDYKRCVTISTNRALKAMILPSVMAVVSPIIIGVVFGPAGLGGLLLGSIAAGFLLAVFLANAGGAWDNAKKYIEAGNLGGKGSIPHKAAVIGDTVGDPCKDTSGPSLNILIKLMSIVSLVFLPLFVIFG, translated from the coding sequence ATGATAGTATTCATACCAATTATAGCTGGAATCATTGCACTTATCTGTGCAGGTTTTTTTATGTACCGAATAAATAAAGAAAGTTCAGGTACTGAAAAAATGCAAGACATCAGCAAAGCGATCCGAGAAGGAGCAATAGCCTTTTTAAATAGCGAGAATAAGGTTCTCGCAGTTTTTATCATATCAGTTATGATAATTCTAATTCTTGCATCATTGATTCCTGGAAGTACTATGCATTGGGGGACCGCACTCGCATTTGTACTTGGTGCTATTCTGTCTATGGCATCTGGCAATATTGGAATGAGAATTGCAACAAAAGCAAATGTCAAAACAGCTGAAGGAGCAAAACAAAATATAAACAAAGGATTATCAATCGCTTTTTCTAGTGGTGCGGTCATGGGATTGTTTGTTGTTGGTCTTGGAATATTAGGAATATGGGGAACGTACCTCTTTTTTATTGAGTTTCTAGGATATACACCTCTGCTTGTTACGAATATTCTTTTTGGATTCGGTTTTGGAGCATCATCGGTAGCTTTATTTGCACGTGTAGGTGGTGGCATCTACACCAAATCTGCTGATGTTGGAGCTGATCTTGTTGGCAAAGTTGAAGAAGGAATTCCAGAAGATGACCCTCGAAATCCTGCAGTGATTGCTGATCTTGTCGGTGATGATGTCGGCGATACCGCAGGCATGGGTGCCGATCTTTATGAATCCTATGTCGAAGCAATTATCGCTACCATGGCATTAGCAGCTATAGCTGGAGGTTTTGCCTTTATTAACTATGGAGAAAACGCGCTTCTTCTTCCACTTATCATCGCAAGTGTTGGTATCATTTCTTCTATTATCGGCATGTTCTTTGTTCGAACCGGCAAAAAGGCAAATGTCTATACAGCGCTCCGAAATGGATTAATCGTCAGCACAATTTTAGTTGGTATATTCGGTGGTATCGCAACATGGTTTTTATTACAGGGTCAATTGAATCCTTACTTTGCGATGCTTGCTGGTTTGATTGCCGGGTTTATTATCGGCTTAAGCACTGAGTATTTCACCTCCGAAAAACAGAAACCAGCAAGAACCATTGCTGAATCCGCTAAAACGGGCCCAGCTACAGTCATTATCCAAGGTATGGTAATCGGCATGATGAGTACAATTATACCTGTGATTTCTGTTGTTATTGCTATGATTCTTGCGTATTTCCTTGCAGATTTCTATGGTGTTGCCTTAGCTGCCGTAGGGATGCTTAGTGTCCTTGGTATTTCTCTTGCAACAGACTGCTATGGACCAGTTGCTGATAATGCAGCTGGTATCGCTGAGATGAGTGGCATGGGTCAAGAGGTAAGAGAACGCGCAGAATCTCTCGATGCAGTCGGCAATACAACCGCAGCTATGGGGAAAGGATTTGCAATTGGATCTGCCGCGATAACAGCACTTGCGTTAATTGCCACATTTATAGTTTCATTAAAAGTCTACTATTCAGAAGCACTCATTGGACAAATGCTATCGATTAGCAATCCGAACTTAGTTGCCGGTGTTTTTCTAGGTGCTATGCTTCCGTTTGTCTTTGTTGCATTAACTATGGGTGCTGTTGGAAAAACCGCATATAGCATGGTTGAAGAGGTTCGATATCAGTTTAAAACATTTAAATTACTAACCGATCCAAACAGTAAACCCGATTACAAACGCTGTGTAACGATCAGTACAAATCGAGCATTAAAAGCGATGATACTCCCAAGTGTCATGGCGGTTGTTTCTCCGATTATTATCGGAGTAGTTTTTGGACCTGCTGGTCTTGGGGGTCTGCTGCTCGGTTCAATTGCTGCAGGTTTCTTGCTTGCAGTTTTTCTTGCAAATGCTGGCGGTGCCTGGGACAACGCAAAAAAGTACATAGAAGCTGGTAACCTTGGAGGAAAAGGTTCAATACCTCATAAAGCAGCTGTAATTGGTGACACTGTTGGTGATCCTTGTAAAGATACCTCTGGACCGTCACTGAATATCCTAATTAAACTTATGTCAATTGTATCACTTGTCTTTCTTCCATTATTTGTTATCTTTGGATAG